One stretch of Pseudomonas fluorescens Q2-87 DNA includes these proteins:
- a CDS encoding TldD/PmbA family protein, which translates to MSTVNNQAGAFKALVDWLREALHTPEQFTLGYAAESSAFVRFNHGKVRQAGHVQQASVSFKLIDEGRHADLQITLSGDAETDLQRLAEGLQQLRETLPLLPPDPYLLLNQNHWQSNNVQDHPLPETEHAVAEITRAAEGLDLVGFYAAGPISRGFASSSGAFGWHQANSFNFDFSLFHENGQAVKASYAGHEWSDEGFARRFEQAREQLEFLGRPLRTLPPGEYRAYLAPAALEEIMGMLSWGGFSARAIASKQSPLQKFYASEACFSPTVWLSEQVSSSLSPAFSDEGYPRDDLGLIAKGMANARLVNSRSAAEYGLTANGASSYEYPTALVMQEGLLEQKHILEALGTGLYISNLWYLNYSDQPAARLTGMTRFATFWVENGQIVAPVSTMRFDDSVYSLLGSQLESLTQERELLLSASTYSQRATASMLLPGALVKRLTLTL; encoded by the coding sequence ATGAGTACCGTCAATAATCAGGCCGGGGCGTTCAAGGCGTTGGTCGACTGGCTGCGCGAAGCCCTGCATACGCCTGAACAGTTCACCCTCGGCTACGCCGCCGAGTCCTCGGCCTTTGTGCGGTTCAACCACGGCAAGGTCCGCCAGGCCGGACACGTGCAACAGGCCAGTGTCAGTTTCAAACTGATCGACGAGGGTCGCCACGCCGACTTGCAGATCACGTTGTCCGGCGACGCCGAGACCGACCTGCAACGCCTGGCCGAGGGTCTGCAGCAACTGCGCGAAACCTTGCCGCTGCTGCCCCCGGATCCGTATTTGCTGCTCAACCAAAACCACTGGCAGAGCAACAATGTGCAGGACCATCCCCTGCCGGAAACCGAGCACGCCGTGGCCGAAATCACCCGCGCCGCCGAAGGCCTGGACCTGGTGGGGTTCTACGCGGCGGGCCCCATCAGCCGTGGTTTCGCCAGCTCGTCGGGGGCGTTCGGCTGGCATCAGGCCAACAGTTTCAACTTCGATTTCAGCCTGTTCCATGAGAACGGCCAGGCGGTGAAAGCCAGCTACGCCGGGCATGAATGGAGCGACGAGGGGTTTGCCCGGCGCTTCGAGCAGGCCCGCGAGCAGCTTGAGTTTCTCGGTCGCCCCTTGCGCACGCTGCCGCCCGGCGAATACCGGGCCTACCTGGCGCCGGCGGCCCTGGAAGAGATCATGGGCATGCTCAGTTGGGGCGGGTTCTCGGCCCGGGCAATTGCCAGCAAGCAGAGCCCGTTGCAGAAATTCTACGCCAGCGAAGCTTGTTTCAGCCCCACTGTATGGCTGAGCGAACAGGTCAGCAGCTCCTTGAGCCCGGCATTCTCCGATGAAGGTTATCCCCGCGATGACCTGGGGCTGATCGCCAAGGGCATGGCCAATGCGCGGCTGGTCAATTCCCGCAGCGCCGCCGAATATGGCCTCACCGCCAACGGCGCCAGCAGCTATGAATACCCCACGGCGCTGGTCATGCAGGAAGGTCTGCTGGAGCAAAAGCACATCCTCGAGGCCCTCGGCACCGGGCTGTATATCAGCAACCTCTGGTACCTGAACTACTCGGACCAACCGGCTGCGCGCCTGACCGGCATGACCCGCTTCGCCACGTTCTGGGTCGAGAACGGCCAGATCGTGGCGCCGGTCAGCACCATGCGCTTCGACGACAGCGTCTACAGCCTGCTCGGTTCACAACTCGAAAGCCTGACCCAGGAGCGGGAACTTCTACTCTCGGCCAGCACCTACAGCCAGCGGGCCACGGCCTCGATGCTGTTGCCGGGGGCGCTGGTCAAGCGGTTGACGTTGACACTGTAA
- a CDS encoding TldD/PmbA family protein, which yields MFDFHPQLKQRFAALRTGAEFFSLRYVRESGQHLSVRKNVAEPPSLGRDEGAMLTARVNGVEAYASTNDLSQAGLQAALERAEQQARRLKPHALLDLREQPVSSDRADYYSPHFDQAFPALSDCYQLLGDESAAVPRDERLVNWQVSIGLTQVEQIYLNSAGAELRQAQRFIYPALDVTAFDGHDSQTRTLGRENFGQQGGFDVISRCGLIGAGPKIADQALQLLMAPNTPQGPRDLLLMPDQMMLQIHESIGHPLELDRILGDERNYAGTSFVKASDFGHLQYGSSLLNVTFDPDIPEELASYSHDDEGTAASKQFLIREGRLLRPLGGALSQFRAGLDGVANSRACGWNRPPIDRMANLNIEPGDQPLEQLIQGIERGVLMRTNRSWSIDDARNKFQFGCEWGQLIENGELKGVVKNPNYRGISAHFWKSLRAVGDASTSQVLGTPNCGKGEPNQVIRVGHASPACVFSNVDVFGGDA from the coding sequence ATGTTCGACTTCCACCCCCAGCTCAAGCAGCGTTTTGCTGCCTTGCGCACGGGCGCTGAATTTTTTTCCCTGCGCTACGTGCGCGAGTCCGGCCAGCATCTGTCGGTGCGCAAGAACGTTGCCGAACCGCCCAGCCTGGGCCGCGACGAAGGCGCGATGCTTACCGCGCGGGTCAATGGCGTCGAGGCATATGCCTCCACCAACGACCTGTCCCAGGCCGGTCTGCAAGCGGCGCTGGAGCGGGCCGAGCAACAAGCCCGGCGGCTCAAGCCCCATGCCCTGCTGGACCTGCGCGAGCAACCGGTGTCCAGCGACCGCGCCGATTACTACTCACCTCATTTCGACCAGGCGTTCCCGGCCCTGAGCGATTGCTACCAACTGCTCGGCGACGAATCGGCGGCGGTGCCCCGGGACGAGCGTTTGGTGAACTGGCAAGTCAGCATCGGCCTGACCCAAGTCGAACAGATCTACCTCAACAGCGCTGGCGCCGAACTGCGCCAGGCCCAACGTTTCATCTACCCGGCCCTGGACGTCACCGCCTTCGACGGCCATGACAGCCAGACTCGTACCCTCGGCCGGGAAAATTTTGGCCAGCAAGGCGGCTTCGATGTGATCAGCCGCTGCGGCCTGATCGGCGCCGGGCCGAAAATCGCCGACCAGGCCCTGCAGTTGCTGATGGCGCCGAACACCCCGCAGGGTCCGCGCGACCTGCTGCTGATGCCCGACCAGATGATGCTGCAGATCCACGAGTCCATCGGCCATCCACTGGAGCTGGACCGCATCCTCGGCGACGAGCGCAATTACGCCGGCACCAGCTTCGTCAAGGCCAGCGACTTCGGCCACCTGCAATACGGTTCCAGCCTGCTGAACGTGACCTTCGACCCGGACATCCCCGAGGAATTGGCGAGCTACAGCCATGACGACGAAGGCACCGCCGCCAGCAAACAGTTCTTGATCCGCGAGGGCCGTTTGCTGCGGCCGTTGGGCGGAGCGTTGTCGCAGTTTCGCGCGGGCCTGGACGGTGTCGCCAACAGCCGTGCCTGCGGTTGGAATCGCCCGCCCATCGACCGCATGGCGAACCTCAACATCGAACCCGGCGACCAACCCCTGGAGCAACTGATCCAGGGTATCGAGCGCGGCGTGCTGATGCGCACCAACCGCTCCTGGTCCATCGACGACGCCCGCAACAAATTCCAGTTCGGCTGCGAGTGGGGCCAACTGATCGAGAACGGTGAGCTCAAGGGCGTGGTGAAGAACCCCAACTACCGGGGCATTTCCGCGCACTTCTGGAAGAGCCTGCGCGCCGTGGGCGATGCCAGCACCTCACAAGTCCTGGGCACGCCCAACTGTGGCAAGGGCGAACCGAACCAGGTCATCCGCGTCGGCCATGCCTCGCCGGCCTGCGTGTTCAGCAATGTCGATGTGTTTGGGGGAGATGCCTGA
- the betA gene encoding choline dehydrogenase: MSQEFDYIIIGAGSAGNTLATRLTEDEGVTVLLLEAGGPDYRLDFRTQMPAALAFPLQGRRYNWAYETDPEPHMNGRRMECGRGKGLGGSSLINGMCYIRGNALDYDNWSKLPGLEDWAYLDCLPYFRKAETRDIGPNDYHGGDGPVSVTTPKPSNNPLFNAMVEAGVQAGYPRTEDLNGYQQEGFGPMDRTVTPNGRRASTARGYLDVAKKRSTLTIVTHALTDKILFEGKRAVGVRYLVGAAEERVEARARKEVLLCSGAIASPQILQRSGVGPAKLLESLDIPVVHELPGVGENLQDHLELYLQYACTQPVSLYPSLLWYNQPAIGAEWLFNGTGIGASNQFEAGGFIRTRPDFDWPNIQYHFLPVAINYNGSNGVKEHGFQAHMGSMRSPSRGRIQAKSKDPRQHPSILFNYMATEQDWQEFRDGIRLTREIMQQPALDPFRGREISPGIEVQTDEQLDQFIREHAETAFHPSCSCKMGTDDMAVVDGEGRVHGLQGLRVVDASIMPIITTGNLNAPTIMIAEKIADKIRGRKPLPRSTAPYYVAGDAPVRGKPLREVGPTAQ; this comes from the coding sequence ATGTCCCAAGAATTCGATTACATCATCATCGGCGCAGGCTCGGCCGGTAACACCCTGGCCACCCGCCTGACCGAAGACGAAGGCGTCACCGTCCTGCTGCTCGAAGCCGGCGGTCCGGACTATCGCCTGGATTTCCGCACGCAAATGCCCGCCGCACTGGCGTTTCCGCTGCAAGGCCGGCGCTACAACTGGGCCTATGAGACCGACCCGGAGCCACACATGAACGGCCGCCGGATGGAGTGCGGTCGCGGCAAGGGCCTGGGCGGCTCCTCCCTGATCAACGGCATGTGCTACATCCGCGGCAACGCCCTGGACTATGACAACTGGTCCAAGCTGCCCGGTCTGGAAGACTGGGCCTACCTGGACTGCCTGCCGTATTTCCGCAAGGCCGAAACCCGCGACATCGGCCCGAACGATTACCACGGTGGCGACGGCCCGGTCAGCGTGACCACGCCCAAACCCAGCAACAATCCGCTGTTCAACGCCATGGTCGAAGCGGGCGTACAGGCAGGCTATCCGCGTACCGAAGACCTCAACGGCTACCAACAGGAAGGTTTCGGCCCGATGGACCGCACCGTCACGCCGAACGGCCGTCGCGCCAGCACCGCCCGTGGCTACCTGGACGTTGCGAAGAAGCGTTCGACGCTGACGATCGTCACCCATGCCCTGACCGACAAGATTCTGTTCGAAGGCAAGCGTGCCGTGGGCGTGCGCTACCTGGTGGGCGCCGCCGAAGAGCGCGTCGAAGCCCGGGCACGCAAGGAAGTGCTGCTGTGCTCCGGCGCCATCGCCTCGCCGCAGATTCTCCAGCGTTCCGGCGTCGGCCCGGCCAAGCTGCTGGAAAGCCTCGACATCCCGGTGGTCCACGAGCTGCCAGGCGTCGGCGAAAACCTGCAGGACCACCTCGAACTGTACCTGCAATACGCCTGCACCCAACCGGTTTCGCTGTACCCATCGCTGCTCTGGTACAACCAACCGGCCATCGGTGCCGAGTGGCTGTTCAATGGCACCGGCATCGGCGCCAGCAACCAGTTCGAGGCCGGCGGTTTCATCCGCACCCGTCCGGATTTCGATTGGCCGAACATCCAGTACCACTTCCTGCCGGTGGCGATTAACTACAACGGCAGCAACGGCGTGAAGGAACATGGCTTCCAGGCGCACATGGGTTCCATGCGTTCGCCAAGCCGTGGCCGGATCCAGGCCAAGTCCAAGGACCCGCGCCAGCATCCGAGCATCCTGTTCAACTACATGGCCACCGAGCAGGACTGGCAGGAATTTCGCGATGGCATCCGCCTGACCCGCGAGATCATGCAGCAACCTGCGCTCGATCCGTTCCGCGGTCGTGAAATCAGCCCGGGCATCGAGGTGCAGACGGACGAGCAACTGGACCAGTTCATCCGCGAGCACGCCGAAACCGCGTTCCACCCGTCCTGCTCGTGCAAGATGGGCACCGACGACATGGCCGTGGTGGATGGCGAAGGCCGCGTACATGGCCTGCAGGGGCTGCGAGTGGTCGATGCCTCGATCATGCCGATCATCACCACCGGCAACTTGAACGCGCCGACGATCATGATCGCCGAGAAGATCGCCGACAAGATCCGTGGTCGCAAGCCACTGCCTCGCAGCACCGCGCCGTACTACGTCGCCGGCGACGCGCCAGTGCGCGGCAAGCCGCTGCGTGAAGTAGGGCCTACCGCCCAGTAA
- the betB gene encoding betaine-aldehyde dehydrogenase, translating into MARFELQKLYIDGAYSDASGDATFEAINPANGEVLAQVQRATKEDVERAVVSAEKGQKIWAAMTAMQRSRILRRAVDILRERNDELAALETLDTGKSFSETKYVDIVTGADVLEYYAGLVPAIEGEQVPLRTTSFVYTRREPLGVVAGIGAWNYPIQIALWKSAPALAAGNAMIFKPSEVTSLTTLKLAEIYTEAGLPAGVFNVLTGSGREVGTWLTEHPRIEKISFTGGTDTGKKVMASASSSSLKDVTMELGGKSPLIIFDDADLDRAADTAMMANFYSSGQVCTNGTRVFVPSHLKAAFEAKIAERVARIRIGNPEDENTNFGPLVSFAHMESVLGYIEKGKAEGARLLCGGGRLTDGEFAKGAFVAPTVFTDCTDEMTIVREEIFGPVMSILTYETEEEVIRRANDTEFGLAAGVVTRDLNRAHRVIHQLEAGICWINAWGESAAEMPVGGYKQSGVGRENGISSLNNFTRIKSVQVELGDYASVF; encoded by the coding sequence ATGGCCCGTTTCGAACTGCAAAAACTCTACATCGATGGCGCGTACAGCGATGCCAGCGGCGACGCCACCTTCGAAGCCATCAACCCTGCCAACGGTGAAGTCCTTGCCCAAGTGCAGCGCGCGACCAAGGAAGATGTCGAGCGCGCCGTGGTCAGCGCCGAAAAGGGCCAGAAAATCTGGGCCGCGATGACCGCCATGCAGCGTTCGCGCATCCTGCGCCGCGCCGTCGACATCCTGCGCGAGCGCAACGATGAACTGGCCGCCCTGGAAACCCTGGACACCGGCAAATCGTTCTCCGAAACCAAATACGTCGACATCGTCACTGGCGCCGACGTGCTGGAATACTACGCCGGCCTGGTGCCCGCCATCGAAGGCGAGCAGGTTCCGCTGCGCACCACTTCGTTCGTCTATACCCGTCGCGAGCCCCTGGGCGTGGTAGCGGGTATCGGCGCGTGGAACTACCCGATCCAGATCGCCCTGTGGAAATCCGCACCGGCCCTGGCGGCGGGCAACGCGATGATCTTCAAGCCGAGCGAAGTCACCTCGCTGACCACCCTGAAACTGGCCGAGATCTACACCGAGGCCGGTCTTCCAGCGGGCGTGTTCAACGTACTGACCGGCAGCGGCCGTGAAGTCGGCACCTGGCTGACCGAGCACCCGCGCATCGAGAAGATTTCCTTCACCGGCGGCACCGACACCGGCAAGAAAGTCATGGCCAGCGCTTCGAGCTCTTCGCTCAAGGACGTGACCATGGAACTGGGCGGCAAGTCGCCGCTGATCATCTTCGATGACGCCGACCTGGATCGCGCCGCCGACACCGCGATGATGGCCAACTTCTATAGCTCCGGCCAGGTCTGCACCAACGGCACCCGCGTATTCGTGCCGAGCCACCTCAAGGCGGCCTTCGAAGCCAAGATCGCCGAGCGCGTGGCACGCATTCGGATCGGCAACCCGGAGGACGAAAACACCAACTTCGGGCCGCTGGTGAGCTTCGCCCACATGGAAAGCGTGTTGGGCTACATCGAGAAAGGCAAGGCCGAGGGCGCGCGCCTGCTGTGCGGCGGCGGTCGCCTGACCGACGGCGAATTCGCCAAGGGCGCATTCGTCGCCCCGACCGTGTTCACCGACTGCACTGACGAAATGACCATCGTGCGCGAAGAAATCTTCGGCCCGGTGATGAGCATCCTCACCTATGAAACCGAAGAAGAAGTGATCCGCCGCGCCAACGACACCGAGTTCGGCCTGGCCGCCGGCGTCGTGACCCGCGACCTGAACCGCGCCCACCGTGTCATCCATCAGCTCGAAGCGGGCATCTGCTGGATCAACGCCTGGGGCGAGTCGGCGGCGGAGATGCCGGTCGGTGGCTACAAGCAATCGGGCGTGGGCCGTGAGAACGGCATCAGCTCGCTGAACAACTTCACGCGCATCAAATCGGTACAGGTCGAACTGGGCGATTACGCGTCGGTGTTCTGA
- the betI gene encoding transcriptional regulator BetI: protein MPKVGMQPIRRQQLIEATLQAVDQVGMGDASIALIARLAGVSNGIISHYFRDKNGLIAATAQYLMSVLSENVTARRQALQDSSPRAHLKVIIEGNFDASQVNGPAMKTWLAFWATSMHHPSLHRLQRINDHRLYSNLCCQFRRVLPVHQARSAARGLAALIDGLWLRGALSGDAFDTAQAHRIAYEYMDFQLTKAGVPEHTEPLGS, encoded by the coding sequence ATGCCCAAGGTCGGTATGCAACCCATCCGCCGCCAGCAATTGATCGAAGCCACGTTGCAGGCCGTCGACCAGGTCGGGATGGGGGACGCCAGCATTGCGCTGATCGCTCGTTTGGCCGGTGTCTCGAACGGCATCATCAGTCACTACTTTCGGGACAAGAATGGCCTGATCGCGGCTACGGCCCAGTACCTGATGAGTGTCCTGAGCGAGAACGTCACCGCGCGCCGCCAGGCGCTCCAGGATTCGAGCCCACGGGCTCACCTGAAGGTGATCATCGAAGGCAACTTCGACGCCAGCCAGGTCAATGGCCCGGCAATGAAAACCTGGCTGGCCTTCTGGGCCACCAGCATGCATCACCCGTCTTTGCACAGGTTGCAGCGGATCAACGATCACCGTCTGTATTCCAACCTGTGCTGCCAGTTCCGCCGTGTGTTGCCCGTTCATCAGGCACGCAGCGCGGCACGGGGCCTGGCCGCCCTGATTGATGGTTTGTGGCTGCGCGGCGCGCTGTCGGGAGACGCGTTCGACACCGCCCAGGCACACCGGATCGCTTACGAATACATGGATTTCCAACTGACCAAAGCAGGCGTGCCAGAGCACACAGAACCGCTCGGCTCCTGA
- the choV gene encoding choline ABC transporter ATP-binding protein yields the protein MSIIRFEEVDVIFAKDPREALKLLDKGLTRNEILKKTGQIVGVEKASLDIEKGEICVLMGLSGSGKSSLLRCINGLNTVSRGKLFVEHEGRQIDIASCTPAELKMMRTKRIAMVFQKFALMPWLTVRENISFGLEMQGRPEKERRKLVDEKLELVGLTQWRNKKPDELSGGMQQRVGLARALAMDADILLMDEPFSALDPLIRQGLQDELLELQRKLSKTIVFVSHDLDEALKLGSRIAIMKDGRIIQYSKPEEIVLNPADDYVRTFVAHTNPLNVLCGRSLMRTLDNCKRINGSVCLDPGGDSWLDLAEGNTIKGARQNGAALDLQNWAPGQAVEGLGRRPTLVDSNIGMRDALQIRYQTGNKLVLHDDQKVVGILGDSELYHALLGKNLG from the coding sequence ATGAGCATAATCCGCTTCGAAGAGGTCGACGTGATCTTTGCCAAAGATCCACGCGAAGCCCTCAAGCTGCTCGACAAAGGCCTGACCCGAAACGAAATCCTGAAGAAGACCGGGCAAATCGTCGGCGTGGAAAAAGCCAGCCTGGACATCGAGAAAGGTGAAATCTGCGTACTGATGGGCCTGTCCGGCTCGGGCAAGTCCAGCCTGCTGCGCTGTATCAATGGCCTGAACACCGTGAGCCGCGGCAAGCTGTTCGTCGAGCACGAAGGCCGCCAGATCGACATCGCTTCCTGTACCCCAGCCGAACTGAAGATGATGCGCACCAAGCGCATCGCCATGGTGTTCCAGAAGTTCGCCCTGATGCCTTGGCTGACCGTGCGCGAAAACATCAGCTTCGGCCTGGAAATGCAGGGCCGACCGGAAAAGGAACGCCGCAAGCTGGTGGATGAGAAGCTTGAGCTGGTGGGCCTGACCCAATGGCGCAACAAGAAGCCCGACGAGTTGTCCGGCGGCATGCAGCAACGAGTCGGCCTGGCCCGCGCCCTGGCGATGGACGCCGACATCCTGCTGATGGACGAACCGTTCTCGGCCCTCGACCCGCTGATCCGCCAAGGCCTGCAGGACGAACTGCTGGAGCTGCAACGCAAGCTGAGCAAGACCATTGTGTTCGTCAGCCACGACCTCGACGAAGCCCTGAAGCTGGGCAGCCGTATCGCGATCATGAAAGACGGCCGCATCATCCAGTACAGCAAGCCGGAAGAGATCGTATTGAACCCGGCGGACGATTATGTGCGCACCTTCGTCGCCCACACCAACCCACTCAACGTTCTCTGCGGGCGCAGCCTGATGCGCACCCTGGACAACTGCAAGCGCATCAACGGTTCGGTGTGCCTGGACCCGGGCGGCGACTCCTGGCTTGACCTGGCCGAGGGCAACACCATCAAGGGCGCCCGGCAGAACGGCGCGGCGCTGGACCTGCAAAACTGGGCACCGGGCCAGGCCGTCGAAGGCCTCGGCCGTCGCCCGACGCTGGTGGACTCCAACATCGGCATGCGCGACGCGTTGCAGATCCGCTACCAGACCGGCAACAAGCTGGTGCTTCACGATGACCAGAAAGTCGTCGGGATCCTGGGCGACAGCGAGCTGTATCACGCATTGCTCGGCAAAAACCTGGGCTAA
- the choW gene encoding choline ABC transporter permease subunit, with translation MLIDQKIPLGQYIAGFVEWLTQHGASTFDAIALFLETMIHGVTFALTWFNPLALIGLIALLAHFIQRKWGLTVFVIASFLLILNLGYWQETMETLAQVLFATLVCVLIGVPLGIVAAHKPMFYTLMRPVLDLMQTVPTFVYLIPTLTLFGLGVVPGLISTVVFAIAAPIRLTYLGIRDVPEELMDAGKAFGCSRRQLLSRIELPHAMPSIAAGITQCIMLSLSMVVIAALVGADGLGKPVVNALNTADIALGFEAGLAIVLLAIMLDRICKQPDAKVGGDA, from the coding sequence ATGCTCATTGATCAGAAAATACCCTTGGGCCAGTACATAGCCGGCTTTGTCGAATGGTTGACGCAACACGGCGCCAGCACATTCGACGCAATCGCGCTGTTCCTGGAAACGATGATTCACGGCGTGACGTTTGCGCTGACCTGGTTCAACCCACTGGCCTTGATCGGCCTCATCGCGCTATTGGCGCACTTCATCCAGCGCAAATGGGGCCTGACCGTATTCGTCATCGCCTCCTTCCTGCTGATCCTCAACCTGGGTTATTGGCAGGAAACCATGGAAACCCTCGCCCAGGTGCTGTTCGCCACCCTGGTCTGCGTACTGATCGGCGTGCCGCTGGGCATTGTTGCCGCGCACAAGCCGATGTTCTACACCCTGATGCGTCCGGTACTCGATCTGATGCAGACCGTACCGACCTTCGTTTACCTCATTCCTACCCTGACCCTTTTCGGTCTGGGTGTGGTCCCGGGCTTGATCTCCACGGTGGTGTTCGCGATTGCCGCGCCCATCCGTCTGACCTACCTGGGCATCCGCGACGTTCCGGAAGAACTGATGGACGCCGGCAAAGCCTTCGGCTGTTCCCGCCGTCAACTTCTGTCGCGCATCGAACTGCCCCACGCGATGCCCAGCATCGCGGCCGGTATCACCCAGTGCATCATGCTGTCGTTGTCGATGGTGGTGATCGCCGCGCTGGTGGGTGCCGATGGCCTGGGCAAACCCGTGGTCAACGCACTGAACACCGCCGATATCGCCCTGGGCTTCGAAGCCGGCCTGGCGATTGTATTGCTGGCGATCATGCTCGACCGAATCTGCAAACAACCCGACGCTAAAGTAGGGGGTGACGCATGA
- a CDS encoding choline ABC transporter substrate-binding protein, translating into MKGSTPLLLAAMLSLPMLANAAEPAQCSTVNFSDVGWTDITVTTATTSVVLDALGYKTKTTMISVPVTYKSLADGKNMDVFLGNWMPTMENDIKAYRDAGTVETVRTNLKGAKYTLAVPQALYDKGLHDFADIPKFKKELDGKIYGIEPGNDGNRLIQSMIEKNAFGLKDAGFKVVESSEAGMLSQVDRASKRNTDVVFLGWAPHPMNTRFKIQYLTGGDDFFGPDFGAATVATNTRKGYSQECSNVGQLLKNLEFTVDMESSLMGNVLDDKMKPEAAAKAWLKKNPQVLDTWLAGVTTIDGKPGLDAVKAKLAQ; encoded by the coding sequence ATGAAAGGTTCCACGCCGTTGTTGTTGGCCGCCATGCTGAGTCTTCCGATGCTGGCCAACGCTGCAGAACCCGCACAGTGCAGCACCGTCAACTTCTCCGATGTCGGCTGGACCGACATCACCGTGACCACCGCCACCACCAGCGTTGTACTCGACGCGCTGGGCTACAAGACCAAGACCACCATGATTTCCGTGCCGGTGACCTACAAGTCCCTGGCCGACGGCAAGAACATGGACGTTTTCCTCGGCAATTGGATGCCGACCATGGAAAACGACATCAAGGCTTACCGCGACGCCGGCACAGTGGAAACCGTGCGCACCAACCTCAAGGGTGCCAAGTACACCCTCGCCGTGCCTCAGGCCCTGTATGACAAAGGCCTGCACGATTTCGCCGACATCCCCAAATTCAAGAAGGAACTGGACGGCAAGATCTACGGGATCGAGCCCGGCAACGACGGCAACCGCCTGATCCAGAGCATGATCGAGAAGAACGCCTTCGGCCTGAAGGACGCAGGCTTCAAGGTCGTCGAGTCGAGTGAAGCGGGCATGCTCTCCCAGGTCGACCGCGCCTCCAAACGCAATACCGACGTGGTGTTCCTCGGCTGGGCGCCACACCCGATGAACACGCGCTTCAAAATTCAGTACCTGACCGGTGGCGACGACTTCTTCGGCCCGGATTTCGGCGCTGCGACCGTCGCGACCAACACCCGCAAGGGCTACAGCCAGGAATGCAGCAATGTGGGCCAGCTGTTGAAAAACCTGGAATTCACGGTCGACATGGAAAGCTCGCTGATGGGCAACGTGCTTGACGACAAGATGAAGCCTGAAGCCGCGGCCAAGGCCTGGCTGAAGAAAAACCCACAGGTACTCGATACCTGGCTCGCTGGCGTCACCACCATTGACGGTAAACCAGGCCTGGACGCCGTGAAAGCCAAGCTCGCGCAGTAA